In Mytilus trossulus isolate FHL-02 chromosome 6, PNRI_Mtr1.1.1.hap1, whole genome shotgun sequence, a single window of DNA contains:
- the LOC134722187 gene encoding sodium-coupled neutral amino acid transporter 7-like — protein sequence MTSVQNRHYSVNASIIDEGELNSLLDRVQDSGNRTGRGSSWYASVFLVVNAALGAGLLNFPDSYRQAGGVMIAVVIQAIFLVFVVFAILILAYCSDIKSTDTYQDVVLSVCGRNAQRLCAFVVMTYCFGTCITFLIIIGDQWEEFLLFIARDFYCKEHPWYLDRISTICVTSFLFILPICFPKRIDFLKYPSMFGVVAILYVEILVFYKYFYHQIPPGPIKTKPDHFIDVFLVVPTICFAYQCHVSIIPIYSCMENRNLKEFSKTISCAMLLCIITYTGTAVCGYLTFGENITADILLSYDPDICVIIAVILIAFKTYTTYPILLFCGRAALVSLWVDIRKMSLHEIEDSEKNRRIIVTIVWFILTLLLAVFIPNIGVVIQILGAFAAVFIFIFPGMCMMSAVQNLVDDGIWTRRLRGLAIFACAFILIGAFIFGLTLTQSVIADKNGVKADKSKYTC from the exons ATGACTTCAGTTCAAAACAGACACTATTCAGTGAATGCAAGTATCATAGATGAAGGGGAGTTGAATTCGTTGCTGGATAGAGTACAAGACTCAGGAAATAGAACAGGCAGAG GATCATCATGGTATGCCTCAGTATTTTTGGTAGTGAATGCAGCATTAGGAGCTGGACTTTTAAATTTCCCTGACTCCTACAGACAAGCTGGAGGAGTCATGATAGCAGTAGTTATACAGGCA atatttttggtGTTCGTTGTATTTGCTATACTGATCCTGGCATATTGTTCTGACATTAAGAGTACAGATACCTACCAGGATGTGGTCCTGTCTGTGTGTGGTAGGAATGCCCAGAGACTGTGTGCCTTCGTGGTAATGACTTACTGTTTTGGAACTTGTATTACATTCCTAATTATAATAGGAGACCAGTGGGAAGAAt tCTTACTGTTTATTGCCAGAGATTTTTACTGTAAAGAGCATCCCTGGTATTTGGACAGAATCAGTACAATATGTGTTACATCGTTCTTATTTATTCTACCTATATGCTTCCCTAAAAGGATAGATTTTCTTAAATATCCAAG TATGTTTGGAGTGGTTGCTATATTGTATGTGGAGATTTTagttttttacaaatatttttatcaccAGATACCACCAGGCCCTATAAAAACAAA gcCTGACCACTTTATTGATGTGTTTCTAGTTGTGCCAACTATATGTTTTGCTTACCAA TGCCATGTTAGTATTATACCTATATATTCCTGTATGGAGAATAGAAATCTGAAGGAGTTTTCCAAAACAATATCCTGTGCCATGTTGTTATGTATAATAACTTATACAGGTACGGCTGTATGTGGATACTTGACGTTTGGTGAGAACATAACAGCAGACATCTTACTGTCATATGATCCAGATATATGTGTGATAATTGCTGTGATACTTATTGCATTCAAGACATATACCACCTACCCAATTCTACTTTTCTGTGGAAG ggcTGCCTTAGTCAGTTTATGGGTAGATATCAGGAAAATGAGCCTGCATGAGATAGAAGACTCTGAGAAGAATAGACGAATTATAGTTACCATAGTTTGGTTCATACTGACTTTACTACTAGCAGTGTTTATACCTAATATAGGTGTAGTTATACAGATACTAGGGGCATTTGCtgctgtttttatatttatcttccCAG gAATGTGTATGATGTCAGCAGTACAGAATTTAGTGGACGATGGAATCTGGACGAGAAGATTGAGAGGATTAGCCATATTTGCCTGTGCATTCATTTTAATAGGAGCTTTTATATTTGGTTTGACATTGACCCAGTCTGTTATAGCAGATAAGAATGGCGTCAAGGCAGATAAATCAAAGTATACATGTTAA